The genome window CGGACTTTTCCTCTGTCATAGCAGACAGAGAGCATAAATGCCCCGTCGTTACTCTTCCTTGAAAATCCCATTTCTTCGTATTATCAATAATTCTTTCAATTGTACAAACTTCCGGATTATCCTGTTCATCCACATGCAGATCAACGAACTTATCATATTTAGCGGCTAGTTCAAACAGCTGATCGATATCTTTTGTTGCGTTCGGTGACAAATGTGGTGCTCCGCCAATGCCATCTATCCCATAGGAAATCGCTTCTTTCAATACATCTCGTTCTCTTTCCGACTTCACCGATAGGTCTGAGAACATCGGAACAACTTGTATAGACACATACGACTTTAATAAATCTCTTGCTTCCAGTACTGCTTGCAGATGGCTTAATGCCAACTCATTCGATATATTCCATTCAAAGTTAACATGTGTACGTATATGTGTGGTGCCATGCGAAAGTGCTTGAAGCACGCCTTTCATCACTCGCTGTTTTATTTCTTCTTTGGAAAAAGACGCCGCTTTTCCGCTATAATTTCTAATTGCCTCGATTAGCGTGCCCGACTTATTCGGCACCGTTTCTAAAGAGAATGCTTTATCAAGATGGGTATGGATATCAATAAAAGAGGGAAGAAGAATTCTCCCCCCATATCTATTATTGGTTGATGATCTTCCTTACTGCTCCAAATGTCTTTAAATACGGAAAAATTCCCATTCCGCTTTTGGGTTTGTGGTTCTACTTTTGTATACATGCCGTTTTGAATCACAATGGTATAAAGCTTTTCTATATTCAGCAATGGCAAAGAAACATTGATCAATTGAATATCTTTCATCTTATTCACCTAAATATTTATTCGTAAATATTTTTGAAACATCTTCTTTCTTTTTAATAATGCCCAGATCCAGCAGCTCATCTTGGAGCATTGTCCAGCGCTCATCAGACATATAACCAAATCCATGCTCTTTTGCATCCCCGCCAAAAATCAATTCTTCTTCCGCTTTCGCTCCATAATCCATTAATTCCATGGATAAATCAGGATTTTTCTCCTTTAAGAAGGGATTAATCTCGTCTGAATGGTCGCGGTAATATTCCCAGCC of Niallia circulans contains these proteins:
- a CDS encoding amidohydrolase family protein, which gives rise to MLLPSFIDIHTHLDKAFSLETVPNKSGTLIEAIRNYSGKAASFSKEEIKQRVMKGVLQALSHGTTHIRTHVNFEWNISNELALSHLQAVLEARDLLKSYVSIQVVPMFSDLSVKSERERDVLKEAISYGIDGIGGAPHLSPNATKDIDQLFELAAKYDKFVDLHVDEQDNPEVCTIERIIDNTKKWDFQGRVTTGHLCSLSAMTEEKSDRIIEEMALQHIYAVTLPGANMYLQGRGDKGIVRRGITRVREMLQKKVGLATASDNVSDPFHPFGRFDLLQIGLLTAYTAHLASEEELIAVLNMITQTPAAIFGKKAHGIKEGGIAEFVLFDATNIYDLFANLSPARYVYKNGDWISSSQFEHRFGEGGLSRLVELG